The proteins below come from a single Notamacropus eugenii isolate mMacEug1 chromosome 7, mMacEug1.pri_v2, whole genome shotgun sequence genomic window:
- the CCNDBP1 gene encoding cyclin-D1-binding protein 1 isoform X1, translated as MNKLFAVQSSISVEGRRQGGGRTPIGHRAPQTRPPSGSGRRSRLLSLLPEAGRERRKLRSRASVPEVAGGLRERRLSGCWCCEARRDGSRGGGTEPGGARGAAAEAHRGAALLTAADGEARKTAEAFDAHRFWDQLGQRALAVSQEATKLSLAFARPPLPSPEDCRKLCESIQNAVLAEVSTYYWLPKDQGITLRKMVRDTIVDVVEGMAQLAEVIVRARPQCISHEYLISTGSIWETCDQVSHLPKDNKAAALLTLASYLRVVKDALEEMEQAQGDGGDPYSDILEDDELGSRGNRDTYWSEEDQQLLAPCMGLMKASKACLKKVRSSVETHGKTIVSDQVAQLDDIVDISNEISPSVDELALSMYPPLNRMAVRLNAAKLASVLKKVLEITKASHVCPHEEENWIQFLSSAVDHNMNKIKNLTQGEL; from the exons atgaataagctGTTTgcggtccagagctctatctcgGTCGAGGGGCGGAGACAAGGGGGAGGGAGAACACCCATTGGTCACCGGGCACCTCAGACACGCCCACCGTCCGGTAGCGGGAGGCGGAGCCGGCTCCTCAGTCTGTTGCCGGAAGCGGGCAGAGAGCGCCGGAAGTTGAGGTCTAGGGCTTCCGTTCCGGAAGTTGCAGGCGGTTTACGGGAGCGCCGACTGAGCGGCTGCTGGTGCTGTGAAGCTCGGCGCGATGGATCTCGGGGCGGCGGGACCGAGCCCGGAGGAGCCCGTGGCGCAGCTGCGGAGGCTCATCGGGGTGCTGCGCTCCTTACTGCCGCGG ACGGCGAGGCCCGGAAGACCGCGGAGGCGTTCGATGCGCACAGATTTTGGGACCAGCTCG GCCAGAGGGCCTTGGCCGTGTCCCAGGAAGCCACGAAGCTGAGCCTGGCCTTCGCGAGACCGCCCCTGCCTTCCCCCGAG GACTGCAGGAAACTCTGTGAAAGTATCCAGAATGCTGTGTTGGCAGAGGTTTCTACATACTACTGGCTTCCCAAAGATCAAG GCATCACATTACGAAAAATGGTTCGAGATACCATTGTGGATGTAGTGGAGGGGATGGCCCAGCTTGCAGAGGTGATCGTCAGAGCTCGACCTCAATG CATATCACACGAGTATCTAATATCAACTGGCAGTATCTGGGAAACATGTGACCAGGTGTCTCACCTCCCAAAAG ATAACAAAGCAGCAGCCCTTTTAACGCTGGCTTCATATCTGAGGGTAGTGAAGGATGCACTTGAGGAAATGGAGCAG GCACAAGGGGATGGTGGAGACCCTTACAGTGACATCTTGGAAGATGATGAATTGGGATCTCGGGGTAATAGGGACACCTATTGGTCAGAAGAGGACCAGCAGCTCTTAGCCCCATGTATGGGTCTGATGAAAGCCTCTAAAGCTTGCCTCAAGAAAGTCAGGTCATCGGTGGAGACCCATGGGAAGACAATTGTCTCTGATCAGGTTGCCCAGCTCGATGACATTGTAGACATTTCCAATGAGATCAGCCCTAG TGTGGATGAGTTGGCTCTGAGCATGTATCCACCTTTGAATCGAATGGCTGTGCGACTAAAT GCTGCAAAACTTGCATCTGTGTTGAAAAAGGTTCTTGAAATCACAAA GGCAAGTCATGTGTGTCCCCATGAAGAAGAAAACTGGATCCAGTTTCTCTCAAGTGCCGTTGATCACAACATGAACAAAATCAAGAACCTTACCCAGGGTGAACTCTGA
- the CCNDBP1 gene encoding cyclin-D1-binding protein 1 isoform X2 produces MDLGAAGPSPEEPVAQLRRLIGVLRSLLPRVRDGEARKTAEAFDAHRFWDQLGQRALAVSQEATKLSLAFARPPLPSPEDCRKLCESIQNAVLAEVSTYYWLPKDQGITLRKMVRDTIVDVVEGMAQLAEVIVRARPQCISHEYLISTGSIWETCDQVSHLPKDNKAAALLTLASYLRVVKDALEEMEQAQGDGGDPYSDILEDDELGSRGNRDTYWSEEDQQLLAPCMGLMKASKACLKKVRSSVETHGKTIVSDQVAQLDDIVDISNEISPSVDELALSMYPPLNRMAVRLNAAKLASVLKKVLEITKASHVCPHEEENWIQFLSSAVDHNMNKIKNLTQGEL; encoded by the exons ATGGATCTCGGGGCGGCGGGACCGAGCCCGGAGGAGCCCGTGGCGCAGCTGCGGAGGCTCATCGGGGTGCTGCGCTCCTTACTGCCGCGGGTGCGGG ACGGCGAGGCCCGGAAGACCGCGGAGGCGTTCGATGCGCACAGATTTTGGGACCAGCTCG GCCAGAGGGCCTTGGCCGTGTCCCAGGAAGCCACGAAGCTGAGCCTGGCCTTCGCGAGACCGCCCCTGCCTTCCCCCGAG GACTGCAGGAAACTCTGTGAAAGTATCCAGAATGCTGTGTTGGCAGAGGTTTCTACATACTACTGGCTTCCCAAAGATCAAG GCATCACATTACGAAAAATGGTTCGAGATACCATTGTGGATGTAGTGGAGGGGATGGCCCAGCTTGCAGAGGTGATCGTCAGAGCTCGACCTCAATG CATATCACACGAGTATCTAATATCAACTGGCAGTATCTGGGAAACATGTGACCAGGTGTCTCACCTCCCAAAAG ATAACAAAGCAGCAGCCCTTTTAACGCTGGCTTCATATCTGAGGGTAGTGAAGGATGCACTTGAGGAAATGGAGCAG GCACAAGGGGATGGTGGAGACCCTTACAGTGACATCTTGGAAGATGATGAATTGGGATCTCGGGGTAATAGGGACACCTATTGGTCAGAAGAGGACCAGCAGCTCTTAGCCCCATGTATGGGTCTGATGAAAGCCTCTAAAGCTTGCCTCAAGAAAGTCAGGTCATCGGTGGAGACCCATGGGAAGACAATTGTCTCTGATCAGGTTGCCCAGCTCGATGACATTGTAGACATTTCCAATGAGATCAGCCCTAG TGTGGATGAGTTGGCTCTGAGCATGTATCCACCTTTGAATCGAATGGCTGTGCGACTAAAT GCTGCAAAACTTGCATCTGTGTTGAAAAAGGTTCTTGAAATCACAAA GGCAAGTCATGTGTGTCCCCATGAAGAAGAAAACTGGATCCAGTTTCTCTCAAGTGCCGTTGATCACAACATGAACAAAATCAAGAACCTTACCCAGGGTGAACTCTGA